From the Candidatus Peregrinibacteria bacterium genome, one window contains:
- the purD gene encoding phosphoribosylamine--glycine ligase has translation MKILVVGSGAREHALCKALSKSKERPSIVAFCDTHNAGIAHLSSRIEIGDILDMKHLQKIAQEEKPDFAIIGPESPIAEGAADVLAEIGVPSIAPTKRLARIESSKSFTRKLIHKYEITGNPKYQVFFEEEGMLEFAKECGEIVVKFDGLAGGKGVRVQGDHFSTLEEGLIYAKECIKESGKVLLEEKLVGQEFSLMFFSDGETIVPMPVVQDNKRALVDDEGPNTGGMGSISDANHTLPFLLQKDIDEAKEMTTKVIGALQAECEEKYKGIIFGGFIATKNGVRLVEYNARFGDPEALNILPILASDFVSVCTAILEGNLKKMEVEFYEQATVCKYIVPEGYPVKPVKDVPIVIDDSKIPEEVELFYGNVDVLEGRFLLKGSRAVAVVGIADSLPEAQYLAEEATKAVEGPVFHREDIGTGRLLRKRKEMMDLLRKVQ, from the coding sequence ATGAAAATCCTTGTTGTTGGCAGTGGAGCCCGTGAACATGCTCTCTGTAAGGCTCTTTCCAAAAGTAAGGAACGACCGAGCATTGTTGCATTTTGCGATACACATAATGCAGGAATCGCTCATCTCTCTTCTCGAATAGAAATAGGAGATATTTTGGATATGAAACATCTTCAGAAAATTGCGCAAGAGGAAAAACCAGATTTTGCCATTATTGGACCAGAAAGTCCTATTGCTGAGGGTGCTGCAGATGTACTTGCTGAAATAGGAGTTCCAAGTATTGCTCCCACAAAACGATTGGCACGCATTGAAAGCTCAAAAAGTTTTACTCGAAAACTTATTCATAAGTACGAGATCACCGGAAATCCAAAGTATCAAGTCTTTTTTGAAGAAGAGGGGATGCTAGAATTTGCAAAGGAATGCGGAGAAATAGTAGTAAAGTTTGATGGTCTCGCCGGAGGAAAGGGTGTCCGTGTACAAGGAGACCATTTTTCCACTCTCGAAGAAGGCTTGATCTATGCCAAGGAGTGTATCAAGGAATCGGGAAAAGTTCTTCTTGAGGAAAAACTCGTTGGACAAGAGTTTTCACTCATGTTTTTTAGTGATGGAGAAACCATCGTTCCTATGCCCGTTGTGCAAGACAATAAGCGAGCGCTTGTAGATGATGAGGGACCAAATACAGGAGGAATGGGTTCCATATCAGATGCAAACCATACACTTCCTTTTTTACTTCAGAAGGATATTGATGAGGCAAAGGAAATGACAACGAAAGTGATTGGAGCACTTCAGGCGGAGTGTGAAGAAAAATATAAGGGGATTATTTTTGGTGGTTTTATTGCCACAAAAAATGGAGTTCGTCTTGTAGAATACAATGCTCGATTTGGTGATCCTGAAGCTCTGAATATACTTCCGATTCTTGCAAGTGATTTTGTAAGTGTATGTACTGCTATTCTCGAGGGAAACCTCAAAAAAATGGAAGTAGAATTTTATGAACAAGCAACCGTTTGTAAGTATATTGTCCCAGAGGGGTATCCGGTAAAGCCTGTAAAAGATGTTCCTATTGTTATTGATGATTCAAAAATTCCAGAAGAAGTAGAGCTTTTTTATGGAAATGTTGATGTTCTGGAAGGTCGATTTCTTCTCAAGGGGTCACGCGCAGTGGCGGTGGTTGGGATTGCCGATTCGCTTCCTGAAGCTCAGTATTTAGCAGAGGAAGCAACAAAAGCTGTAGAAGGTCCCGTGTTTCATCGAGAAGATATTGGAACAGGAAGGCTTCTCCGTAAACGAAAGGAAATGATGGATCTTTTGAGAAAAGTGCAATAA